TCCGGCCCGGTGAGGTAGTGCTTGAACTCCACAAATTCGGCGTAGAGCAGCGGGGCCAGCACCTGCCCGCCCCCAAACACCAGCGAGCCGTTGCGGTAGAAATTTTCGAACAGCCGCACCGGCAGCAGGCGCGTGTAGTGCCCCAGCACGGCCGCCCCCGCCAGCGTGCCAAACCACAGAAAGAAATTGGCCCATTCAATGCGCAGAGGCTTTTTCTCCTGAATGATGGCGTGCTTGCGGTAGCGCACCGTGGTCACGGCGCCGCCGGCCAGCAACAGCAGCGGCAGCATCCAGGGCAGCTGGAAAAAGTAGGCCAGCATGGCGGCCGCCACCATCAGCCCCACCGCCGTTTTGGTGTGAATGACCTTTTCCGAAATCTTGTAGGCCGAGAAGGCCACGAAACCCACGGCCACCGGCTGCACAAATTGCACCAGTCCCGCCACGCGGGCCGGGTCGAGGTGGCTGAGGGTGAGGCCGGCCAGCGTCATGAGCGTGACGGCGGGCGTCATCCACACCAGCAGGGTGAGGTAGGCCAGATTGGGCCCGCCCAGCCGAAAGCCGATGACGGTGATGGTTTGGGTGGACGTAGGCCCCGGCAGCAGGGCGCACAGGGCCTGCAGTTCCAGCAGCTCGGCCGCGCTGATGTAGCGGCGCTTCTCCACCAGCAGCCGGAAAAACATGGCCAGGTGCGCCTGCGGCCCGCCAAAGGCCGTGCAGGCTAGCAGGGCCACGTCTTTCAGAAAAATAATGCCCCGCACCCGGCGCGTCCGCTTGCCCGAGCGCCGCGGCGGAGGCGTGAGCGACACGGGCGTAGCCGGTGGCGGGGCGGAGTGCGGTGGCGTTGGAACTGCCATAATCAAGAACGTCATGCTGAGCGCAGCCGAAGCATCTCGCGTGCAGCAGTAATTGGATTACTTGTGCGGTAGAGATGCTTCGGCTGCGCTCAGCATGACGTTCGGTTTTATGCGCTGAAAACCTTACTTCTTTTTCAGGCCCAGCTCAATCAGGCGCTCATTGAGGAACTCGCCGGCCGTGATGTCGGCCTCCTTCTTGGGGTTGTCGGGCGTCACGCAGTGCTCCAGGGCGGCCAGGCTCATTTCGGAGCGCGGGTGCATGAAGAACGGGATGCTGTAGCGCGAAGTGTTCATTTTCTCACGGGGCGGGTTCACCACGCGGTGAATGGTGGACTTCAGCACGCCGTTGGTGAGGCGCTGGAGCATGTCGCCCACGTTCACCACAATCTGGTCGGGCAGGGCCGTGATGGGAATCCACTTGCCGTCGCGGCGCTTCACCTGCAGGCCGTCGGCGCTGGCGCCCATCAGCAGGGTAATCAGGTTGATGTCGCCGTGTTCGGCGGCGCGCACGGCATCCTGGGGCACCTCGTCGGGGTTTTCGATGGGGAAGTAGTGGATGGGACGCAGAATGCTGTTGCCGTTTTTCACCTTGTCGTCGAAATAATTCTCGGGCAGGTGCAGGTACAGGGCAATGGCGCGCAGCACGTCTTTGCCAGCGCTTTCGAGGGTGCGGTAGGTGGTGAGGGCGGTGCCGCGGAAGGTGCTCAGCTCCTCGGGCCAGATGTTGTCGGGGTACTCGTTTTTGATGGGGTCATCGTCCTGCACCTCCTGGCCCACGTGGTAAAATTCCTTCAGGTCGCCGGTGTTGCGGCCCTTGGCGTGCTCCTTGCCCTTGCTGATGTAGCCGCGCTGACCGGCCAGCTCGGGTTTTTCGTAGCGCTGCTTGGCTTCGTCGGGCAGCTGGAAGAAAGCCTGCACGTCGGCGTACAATTGTTTGGTCTGCTCGTCGTTGAGGCCGTGGTTTTTCAGGGCTACGAAACCGATGTTTTGGTAGGCCTCGCCGAGCTGCTGCACGAAGCGGGCCTTGCGCTCGGGGTCGCCGGAACGGAAGTCGGCGAGGTCGAGCGAGGGAATTTGGTCAAGAAGTTGGTCTTGCATGGGAAAATTAGGTTTACTTTGGGGCTTGTAAGCCCACCGGTGGGTAACGCCGCAAGTTAATCAAAACCTTGTACCGGGCGTTGGTCCGGCCACAGCCGGGGTCCGGCAGGTTCCTTTCAGTAAAACCACTACCACCTCTTTTGCGTCTTTTTTATCATATGAAAACTCCATTCTGGCTGCTGAGCAGCACCCTCACCCTGGCCGTCCTCGCCAGTTGCGAAACGAGCAAGCCGACGACTGACGTGAGCGCCTCGGCCGGCAACACCGCAACCACCGGTGCTCGTACCAGCGGCGAAAGCATGGAGTCCAACGGCATCCGCCTGACCCCGTTCGGCGACTCGCCCAAGTTCCCCGAGGCGCAAATGCAGCTGCGCAGCCCCATCGCCAACTCCACGGTGCCCAGCGGCGAAGTGCCCTTCAACTACCAGATTACCAACTTCCAGCTCACCAAGATGAGCGGCGGCCCGCACATGGCCGAAATGGCTAACTCGATGAAGGGCCAGCACATTCACAACATTGTGGACAACGAGCCCTACACCGCCCACTACGAAACCAGCTTCAGCAAGGCCATTCCCGACGGCCAGCACGTGGTGCTGTCGTTCCTCTCGCGCTCCTACCACGAGAGCCTCAAGCACCGCGGTGCCTACGACCTGCGCGTCATCAACGTGGGCAACGCCGCGGCGCCCGCCACGCCCATCATCAACGTGAACGGCCCCAACCTGTTCTACAGCCGTCCGAAAGACACTTATTCCGGCGCCGATGCCAAGCGCATCATGCTGGACTTTTACCTCGTGAACACCACCTTGGAGCCCGGCGGCAACCGCGTGCGCGCCACCATCAACGGCACCGAGTTCATGCTCGACAAGTGGATGCCCTACATGATGGAAGGCCTGCCCGCCGGCGAAAACACCGTGAAGCTGGAGCTGGTGGACAGCAGCGGCACCCTCATTCCCGGCCCGTACAACTCGGTTACGCGCAAGTTCACGGTAGCCCCCTAAGGCGCACCGCGGCAGTAATGCCGTTATTTCTTCGTTATGCTTTTCAAAAAGTCTCTTGGCTCGCCCAAGAGACTTTTTTGATTCCGGCCG
This DNA window, taken from Hymenobacter sp. 5317J-9, encodes the following:
- a CDS encoding 2-oxoglutarate and iron-dependent oxygenase domain-containing protein encodes the protein MQDQLLDQIPSLDLADFRSGDPERKARFVQQLGEAYQNIGFVALKNHGLNDEQTKQLYADVQAFFQLPDEAKQRYEKPELAGQRGYISKGKEHAKGRNTGDLKEFYHVGQEVQDDDPIKNEYPDNIWPEELSTFRGTALTTYRTLESAGKDVLRAIALYLHLPENYFDDKVKNGNSILRPIHYFPIENPDEVPQDAVRAAEHGDINLITLLMGASADGLQVKRRDGKWIPITALPDQIVVNVGDMLQRLTNGVLKSTIHRVVNPPREKMNTSRYSIPFFMHPRSEMSLAALEHCVTPDNPKKEADITAGEFLNERLIELGLKKK
- the chrA gene encoding chromate efflux transporter is translated as MAVPTPPHSAPPPATPVSLTPPPRRSGKRTRRVRGIIFLKDVALLACTAFGGPQAHLAMFFRLLVEKRRYISAAELLELQALCALLPGPTSTQTITVIGFRLGGPNLAYLTLLVWMTPAVTLMTLAGLTLSHLDPARVAGLVQFVQPVAVGFVAFSAYKISEKVIHTKTAVGLMVAAAMLAYFFQLPWMLPLLLLAGGAVTTVRYRKHAIIQEKKPLRIEWANFFLWFGTLAGAAVLGHYTRLLPVRLFENFYRNGSLVFGGGQVLAPLLYAEFVEFKHYLTGPEFLSGLGLVQAMPGPNFSVAAYIGALAMRPMGGSSMQILGALVGVAGIFLPGTFLIFFVIRFWDRLRQYRVVQASLEGINAVSAGLVCAATFLLYHPLPYRLLDLPFHLGPIDSLPLNPLLVGTTFLLLLWEKVPSVAIIAVALLAGAVLG